Within Paramormyrops kingsleyae isolate MSU_618 chromosome 24, PKINGS_0.4, whole genome shotgun sequence, the genomic segment GGCTCAGCCTTGATGTTCTCCAGGGAAACCGGCTTGAGGGCCTCCGGAGCGGCACGGCGCATCTTGCACACGGGTTGGTGGGCCAACAGGATGAGCTCCATCTGgtccttcagcttctccagctcGGCGATCGCTTCCTGCAGCTGAGACTTCTCCTTCTCCAACTGCTCAGTCTCCTGAAACATGCCAGCGCGCACCTTAGTACAGATCCCATAACTTACGTATGAAGTATGAGGACGCTTCTAACCAAAGCGGTGTACAGTAGAGAGAGCTGGGTCAGGCGGTCTTTGGAGCAAGTGGGGGTTAGAgcccttgctcaggggcccgatGGTTTCAGCACTAAGCTGACTGGAATCTGAACCATTATGAGTCACAAACTAACATCCTCAACATGCCAAGATGAATGATTCAAAAGTAGTTCTGTGGGATTCCAGTTTTTCGCTGATGACAGCAAATAGCATATATTGTCCAATTCTCCATTTCCTATTGGCCGAGAAGCCAATGCACATATACAAAAATTACACATGCATTATATCTGAATGTGTCACGCAGGTGGGATCAGTTTTACACCCGCAAAAGCATATCCAACCTAGACAAGTCTATACACCAGACAGCTGTAGCTATGCCTACCCGCCATACATGTTACCACAATGATCAGCCTTGAGATTGTTCGGGATCTTCGTAAACCCCTGATTCAGCTAAAAAAAACACCTGCGAATCGGCCGTCATGTATTGAAATCCCTAAAACTCACGTTTTGCAGCTGTTCCGTTAGTTCCTGCCGGCGGCTGCGACACCTGGCGGCCGCCATTCTGTTGCGCTCCCTACGCACTCTCTTCTTCTCCATCTCCTCCGTGAGCAGCTGCAAAGACAAGAGCCAGGGGAACGGAAATGAGGGCGACAGGCAAAAATGTAAGATCCTCCGAAACAGTAGAAAGTAGACGGAGGATATTGTTCTAATCCAACAGGAACCTTTGAATCCTCATTTCCGCCAATCGTCGCTCGCATTCAGTGCTTTTGAGCtgttaatcacatttcattggaAATGTAACATCAACTTTGGTCCGGAATTAAAGGATAAGGgatgttttattgtcatttaaaaacatgttgtACATGAAAGGAACAAAATGAGGTACTCTGGTACTGGTATACATAGTGATTAAGTCCAGTAattcaatcaataaaataagGTAAAAAATACAGAATAGAAATAACATTAGGATAATGTTCAAGGATTGATTGTATATCAAAGATATACATTGTATATATTGTACATCAAAGATAAATCCTATAATCAAGGATACATTGATGGTTACATTGGTTCCGTATTTGTTTAACAGATTACGTGTTTGAAAGGTCTTCAAAGGGGTTTCACAGCTGGTAAACTGTCAAAGTTACCAAATCCCAGCATAACTGTTGTCTTTAGAAAGCTAACATAACACTATTCTCTTAATCTTTAATGAATGGTCATTGTGCACTGTGTGTTTTATaatcactatttttgttttaGCTGAATTTAATATCCATTAAGCAAcctaataaaattaaatggaCAGGTCTGCACCAGCATGTGGCTCAGAAACATCGAGCCAAGTAAAATGAAAAAACATGCTCAGTGGAAATTTTAACTCAGGCCAAAATGCCCAGTTACCACCTTCTGGCTtctgtaaacatttttttttactgtgcacTAAGAAAAAATACCTTGGGACACAGCTACATCAGTAAGAATGTAGCATTCatctaaaaaacattaaattcccatttaaattaaTCACTGTACATTCGTCATTCTTGATTTTCTtagtagaaaaaaaacaatcggTATGGAGACCCCATATGTGACTAAGCCGGTATTTGACCTCAGTGAGTCCCTGTGTATTTCTTTCTCTTTAGGGTGACATTAATATATTGTCATAACAGCGTCACATTTTTATGCTTCATATTACTTTTCCTCCAACTGAACCGGTTTTTATCAAACCAGATCAAAAGCATTTTCATACTGCCAAGTACTTCCTTGCTCTGCATAAGTTGTGAACCTTAACAAGGTTCATGCGAATTTTATAGTGAAAATTTATGGGGGTGATTACTCACGACAGGCAGGAAGTAAGTTGCATATTTTAATCAGTAAATGCGACTATTTCCTGTTTTTCCAGTAACGGTACTGAGCCCGAGATAATCCGTGTATGTTTCGGTTTTTCCCTGGAATTCTCTTAACGCTTAGGGATCGAGACTTCCTCTCTGTAAATGTTACCCATTATATATATAGTCCACTGTGTTCACATACAAACTGCTCCCACTACGACAATTTGCATATGCGTACGAATAAAACAACTACCGTAAATGTATGCAAAAACAAATTACAGGCGCGGTACGCCCAGCAGTGATACACGCCACATATTACGCGCTGCTCGCCGTGCAATACTAACCGTGgtaatgtactgtactgtactgcgCCACCATCAAAGTCTCATTCTCACGCGTAAATCAGTGCGATTATCATATCCCGACATACGTCAATTTTGACGTACGATGGAACGGAATCCAGTCGTGAGTCAGTAGCAGAATGTTCCTGTGTTTGTGGAGCGTAATGTCAAATGCACTGACAAAGCCAATGTCCACCAGCGGAACTTACTTGTTCATTACGTTGTCTTTTCCTGTCGTTGCTAAATGCCCCaggttcgttcatcattaactTCTGCACCGGTACACTGGGAGACCAGGGCGTGCCCGCTTGGCCCAGATGTGAGGGCTGTGGCATCCAGCGAAGGAATGGACTCCGGTTTGATGTCATGCTGGGCTCGAGGCCGCCTGAACAAGCACCTGGCGTCGCCTAAATTAAGGACACACACCGGAGGAACGGGTGAATTATGTATAAAATCTGTGCTGCGATGTACATTACCCAATATCGGGCATCTTCACATGGACAACACAGCCCTGTACTGTATAAGCAGTATAATGATGGATGGACAACTAAGCACTAGATAGATCCGGACACtcaaagtaaaatttaaaaGCAAATAAGCCGAACAAGAGGAATAATTCGATGTGGATGTGAACAAAGCAAGGGGAGAGTCATTATGAAGCGGGAATGAACAGGGATGGACACAGATTGAGCGCATTACAgcacaggagaaaaaaacattatttcatcCATCGTCCTACTGcttattttttcccctctattGTACAACACGTATTCATATAGGCCTACCTTTATTTTTCTATTCCCCGCATCTGTTACTACTAAAATAGTACTACAAGTATTAATTCATCAACACATCGGGAAAATACTGATAGTGTTAGTGATATATTTTTTAAGATGTAGGGTGtgatatcatcatcatcatcatcattattattattattattattaataataataataataataataataataataatagtgagtTTTGGCTACTATTCTAAAAGTTATGACATGCTCTAAACCTGTACCGCGAAACCTGTACCGCGAAAGTTATGACATGCTCTAAGCCAAAACCGTCAGATACAGGGCAAAAAAGTATAGTAGTGAAACATACAATGAGCAATTAAAAATACGAAAACTTCACAAACCTTATGCTGAACTGAGGATACAGTGCACAC encodes:
- the LOC111839539 gene encoding fos-related antigen 1-like, encoding MYHRDIRRNRDSRDDNRTLGNEISKAFDVCTVSSVQHKATPGACSGGLEPSMTSNRSPFLRWMPQPSHLGQAGTPWSPSVPVQKLMMNEPGAFSNDRKRQRNEQLLTEEMEKKRVRRERNRMAAARCRSRRQELTEQLQNETEQLEKEKSQLQEAIAELEKLKDQMELILLAHQPVCKMRRAAPEALKPVSLENIKAEPVSSGLSDCMSSTSVSQPEKPRSKVSPLALPAACTSSSALLLTPKAESLYTPLFFFSPSPTPLSLSMVFTYPTSPLDCKLPAPSQQSQTASSSSAPLGMSSQTCGVAHRRASSSGDQWSDHSLNSPTLLGL